Proteins encoded in a region of the Isosphaeraceae bacterium EP7 genome:
- a CDS encoding MFS transporter, producing the protein MGPTLDEREETGATPAGPWGVLVLMFASILMGSTARGIAEWASPRLEAVLGMGEGQAASVATAQILGFALAAPLVGYLADRSRRGRWLAVCMAILGLSTIGVGLAQSYFVLRLSRFGLGAGLGGFLVVAMTLMLDRVARGDRARMLACLALAAALAPWLVGPITTTADRFIPWPLTCHAAGALVMLAALVFLAVPEPLRGATEGVPANRLLAHEKAGAPQEDYIDLMVNSSYTYAVLGMAFAAFAMVGLGHGLIPFLRVTRGIDVEGSRAMARLAANGGAALGLILGGLFGDRLSKSRPGAMFEVAGLSMLGSLPMLALAIYARQPALALGAFFAAQTLLMMHLGPCLAIIAGVTMPNMRGAAFGVAALGASLIGGLWAPGMMGWVAGTFAQPDAMSTVFGRAFAALGAVPKAADARSFPENQIAGLLVLIPAALFGGAFLLAGVRHLPREMALMLAKLRAKPIVYRRKTAPRPITRDRTQPVLLQGLTPDQSAATGGPPPVSPAEPGLQGPAAG; encoded by the coding sequence ATGGGGCCGACCTTGGACGAGCGGGAGGAGACGGGCGCAACGCCGGCGGGACCTTGGGGCGTACTCGTCCTGATGTTCGCCTCGATCTTGATGGGATCGACGGCACGCGGGATCGCCGAGTGGGCGTCGCCGAGGCTGGAGGCGGTGCTGGGGATGGGCGAAGGGCAGGCCGCATCGGTTGCCACCGCCCAGATCCTCGGGTTCGCGCTCGCGGCGCCGCTCGTCGGGTACCTGGCCGACCGTTCGAGGCGAGGTCGCTGGCTGGCCGTCTGCATGGCCATTTTGGGCCTTTCGACGATCGGGGTTGGCCTGGCGCAATCCTACTTCGTCCTTCGGCTGTCACGCTTCGGCCTGGGCGCGGGGCTGGGCGGATTTCTGGTCGTTGCGATGACCTTGATGCTCGACCGCGTGGCCCGCGGCGATCGAGCCCGAATGCTTGCGTGCCTGGCCCTGGCCGCGGCGCTCGCTCCATGGCTGGTCGGGCCGATCACCACGACCGCCGACCGGTTCATCCCCTGGCCACTGACCTGCCACGCGGCAGGCGCCCTGGTGATGCTCGCCGCGCTCGTGTTCCTCGCGGTGCCCGAGCCCCTCCGAGGCGCGACCGAGGGAGTTCCGGCCAACAGGCTGCTGGCGCACGAAAAGGCGGGCGCCCCGCAGGAAGATTACATCGACCTGATGGTCAATTCGTCCTACACCTACGCGGTGCTGGGCATGGCGTTCGCCGCGTTTGCAATGGTGGGCCTGGGTCATGGGCTCATCCCTTTCTTGCGAGTGACACGGGGAATTGACGTCGAGGGGTCGCGTGCCATGGCCAGGCTGGCCGCCAACGGCGGCGCGGCGCTCGGACTGATCCTCGGCGGCCTATTCGGCGACAGGCTTTCGAAGTCACGGCCCGGCGCGATGTTCGAGGTCGCCGGGCTGTCGATGCTGGGCTCGCTGCCCATGCTGGCGCTGGCCATCTACGCCAGGCAGCCGGCCCTGGCGCTGGGCGCCTTCTTCGCGGCCCAGACGCTCCTGATGATGCACCTGGGGCCCTGCCTGGCGATCATCGCCGGCGTGACGATGCCCAACATGCGAGGGGCCGCATTCGGGGTCGCGGCGCTGGGGGCTTCGCTGATTGGCGGGCTCTGGGCCCCCGGAATGATGGGCTGGGTCGCCGGGACGTTCGCCCAGCCCGACGCCATGTCGACCGTCTTCGGCCGGGCCTTCGCGGCGCTGGGGGCGGTTCCCAAGGCGGCCGACGCCAGGTCGTTCCCCGAGAACCAGATCGCAGGGCTGCTCGTCCTCATCCCGGCCGCGCTCTTCGGCGGGGCCTTCCTGCTGGCGGGAGTCCGCCACCTGCCGCGCGAGATGGCCCTGATGCTCGCCAAGCTTCGGGCGAAACCGATCGTCTATCGACGCAAAACCGCCCCGCGACCGATCACACGCGATCGAACCCAACCCGTTTTACTTCAAGGCTTAACGCCAGATCAATCGGCGGCGACTGGCGGCCCACCGCCCGTCTCTCCCGCTGAGCCCGGCTTGCAAGGGCCGGCCGCCGGTTAG
- a CDS encoding ABC transporter ATP-binding protein, which produces MIPTTPSIPAIEVTHLAYRYPDGREALRDVTLSISTGESVALIGPNGAGKSTLLLHLNGLLPGRERSATLHAHGAKAQVGASGPGSSVVIDGLAMDARNAPEIRRRVGMVFQDPDDQLFSPTVLEDVAFGPLNLGKGKAEAKRLALECLGRVDLADAGDRPPHHLSFGERKRVCLAGVLACEPTVLVLDEPSANLDPRGRRRFISLMASLEATKLIATHDLEMALALCGRAILLDGGRVVADGPIDLILGDETLLEAHGLEMPLSLKLGRRA; this is translated from the coding sequence GTGATCCCCACGACGCCTTCCATTCCCGCCATCGAAGTGACTCACCTGGCCTATCGATACCCCGACGGCCGCGAGGCGCTGCGCGACGTGACGCTGTCGATCTCGACGGGCGAGTCGGTGGCGCTCATCGGGCCCAACGGCGCGGGCAAGAGTACGCTGCTGCTGCACCTGAACGGACTGCTGCCGGGGCGTGAGCGATCGGCCACCCTGCACGCGCACGGAGCGAAGGCGCAAGTCGGGGCGAGCGGCCCCGGATCGTCGGTGGTGATCGACGGACTGGCGATGGACGCGCGCAACGCCCCGGAGATCAGGCGGCGGGTGGGGATGGTATTCCAGGATCCCGACGACCAGCTCTTCTCGCCCACGGTCCTGGAAGACGTCGCGTTCGGGCCCTTGAACCTGGGCAAGGGGAAGGCCGAGGCCAAGCGGCTGGCGCTCGAATGCCTGGGCCGAGTCGACCTGGCGGACGCCGGCGACAGGCCCCCGCATCACCTCTCCTTCGGCGAGCGCAAGCGGGTCTGCCTGGCGGGCGTCCTGGCCTGCGAGCCGACGGTCCTGGTGCTGGACGAGCCGTCGGCCAACCTCGACCCGCGCGGCCGGCGGCGGTTCATCTCCCTGATGGCCAGCCTGGAAGCGACCAAGTTGATTGCCACGCACGACCTCGAGATGGCCCTGGCGTTATGCGGCCGGGCCATCTTGCTGGACGGCGGCCGGGTCGTCGCGGATGGCCCGATCGATCTGATCCTGGGCGACGAGACGTTGCTCGAGGCCCATGGCCTGGAGATGCCCCTGAGCCTGAAGCTAGGCCGAAGGGCCTAG
- a CDS encoding CbiQ family ECF transporter T component, with the protein MRLEFDSLDRSASIDAPLQRLDARFKLVAALVLIVLAVATPMGAWALMTAQGLVLAFLAGLSGVPPWTLLRRWLGMLGLVAFFAVLVAGTHPERETLGRATVAASILGRNALATLTTLLLVHVTTTRALFGGMRRLGVPAVMVTTLQLMVRYLAVFADELSRMLQARRARSFRRRGNLGPAALASLISVLFLRAVERGDRVHNAMMSRGWDGTWRTLDGPEA; encoded by the coding sequence ATGCGTCTTGAGTTCGACTCGCTCGACCGCTCCGCCTCGATCGACGCCCCGCTGCAACGCCTGGATGCCCGGTTCAAGCTCGTCGCGGCCCTGGTCCTGATCGTCCTTGCCGTGGCCACGCCGATGGGTGCCTGGGCCCTGATGACGGCGCAAGGCCTGGTGCTCGCCTTCCTCGCGGGCCTCTCGGGCGTGCCCCCCTGGACGTTGCTGAGGCGATGGCTGGGGATGCTGGGGCTGGTCGCCTTCTTCGCGGTGCTGGTCGCCGGGACGCACCCGGAACGCGAGACTTTGGGTCGGGCGACGGTGGCGGCCTCGATCCTCGGCCGTAATGCGCTGGCCACGTTGACGACCCTGCTGCTGGTGCACGTCACCACCACGAGGGCACTCTTCGGCGGGATGCGGCGGCTGGGTGTGCCTGCGGTGATGGTCACCACGTTGCAGCTGATGGTCCGTTATCTGGCGGTGTTCGCGGACGAGCTTTCAAGAATGCTCCAGGCGAGGCGGGCGCGGTCATTCCGCAGGCGGGGAAATCTCGGCCCGGCGGCGCTGGCCAGCCTGATCTCGGTGCTGTTCCTGCGTGCAGTAGAGCGGGGCGACCGGGTGCATAACGCGATGATGTCCAGGGGCTGGGACGGCACCTGGCGGACGCTCGACGGGCCCGAAGCGTGA
- a CDS encoding energy-coupling factor ABC transporter permease, with the protein MHIPEAVLDPRVAAATGVIAGVGLLYATRTVERQLRDRTTVLMGTMSAFVFAAQMVNFPLGTLPISGHLLGGVLASVMLGPWAGAGVIAAVLVVQCLLFGDGGLTALGANFVNMGLIGAVGGYAIYAPLRRLIGGRRGVLLGAMVAAWFSVLMAAGAFALELTAGGRGNFVQVLGWMVLVHSAIGLGEAVITGLVLRYVLQVRPDLIYQPDLPELGAGPKLWQAGLAGLMVAMSVAAFLAPFASGSPDGLEKVGGWLGFLVEADPLVRPLLPDYKFGGIEREGVATALAGLLGTILVFGVGAVMGRAFTRPEQSAGAGALADAS; encoded by the coding sequence ATGCACATCCCCGAGGCCGTGCTCGACCCGAGGGTCGCGGCGGCGACCGGCGTGATCGCCGGCGTCGGCCTGCTGTACGCGACTCGTACCGTGGAGCGGCAGCTGCGCGACCGGACGACGGTGCTGATGGGCACGATGTCGGCCTTCGTCTTCGCGGCGCAGATGGTGAATTTCCCGCTGGGAACGCTCCCCATCTCGGGGCACCTGCTGGGCGGTGTGCTCGCCTCGGTAATGCTGGGACCTTGGGCCGGGGCCGGGGTGATCGCGGCCGTGCTGGTGGTGCAATGCCTGCTGTTCGGCGACGGCGGCCTGACGGCCCTGGGGGCGAACTTCGTCAACATGGGGCTCATCGGCGCGGTGGGGGGCTATGCGATCTATGCCCCGCTCCGACGCCTGATCGGCGGCCGGCGCGGCGTGCTGCTGGGAGCGATGGTGGCGGCCTGGTTTTCCGTGCTGATGGCCGCCGGGGCGTTCGCGCTCGAGCTGACGGCGGGGGGTCGGGGGAACTTCGTGCAGGTGCTCGGCTGGATGGTTCTGGTCCACTCGGCGATCGGGCTGGGCGAGGCGGTCATCACGGGCCTGGTGCTGCGGTACGTCCTGCAAGTCCGGCCCGACCTGATCTATCAGCCAGACCTGCCCGAACTTGGCGCCGGGCCTAAGCTCTGGCAGGCGGGGCTGGCCGGGTTGATGGTGGCGATGAGCGTCGCGGCGTTCCTGGCTCCGTTTGCCAGCGGCAGCCCCGACGGCCTGGAGAAGGTCGGCGGCTGGCTGGGGTTCCTGGTCGAGGCCGACCCGCTGGTCCGCCCGTTGCTGCCGGACTACAAGTTCGGCGGGATCGAGCGAGAAGGGGTGGCCACGGCGCTGGCGGGCCTGCTGGGCACGATTCTCGTCTTCGGCGTGGGCGCTGTGATGGGACGGGCCTTCACACGGCCCGAGCAATCCGCCGGGGCGGGGGCTCTGGCCGATGCGTCTTGA
- a CDS encoding NAD(P)-dependent oxidoreductase, translating into MRVLMTGGYGCIGSWVARNLIDQGQEVWIYDLKEDKHRLELLLEPDELSKVHFLQGDVSDPGALRAAAEQMQATHLLHLAGLQVPTCKANPILGATVNVIGTLAVFEVAAALKGQIKRVVYASSAAVHGPQESDSAGPIADAVRLAPVTHYGAFKVCNELNAQVYWLDQGISSIGLRPWTVYGVGRDFGVTSEPTKAIKAAAAGRKYAITYGGLQDLQYTGDVAATFVQALNAPTEGAEVFNVRGAVVTIEEFVATLKSVAPDSADLITHGTRQLPIAPDLDDSRLAVALAPLPRTALVDGIRATYDRFAKLKAEGRLDLSDLTPA; encoded by the coding sequence GTGCGAGTGTTGATGACGGGCGGCTACGGCTGCATCGGGTCGTGGGTCGCCAGGAACCTGATCGACCAGGGCCAAGAGGTCTGGATCTACGACCTCAAGGAAGACAAGCACCGTCTGGAACTCCTGCTGGAGCCCGACGAGCTGTCGAAGGTCCACTTCCTCCAGGGAGACGTCTCCGACCCCGGCGCCCTCCGCGCCGCGGCCGAGCAAATGCAGGCCACGCACCTGCTGCACCTGGCCGGCCTCCAGGTCCCCACCTGCAAGGCTAACCCGATTCTGGGAGCCACGGTCAACGTGATCGGCACCCTGGCCGTCTTCGAGGTCGCCGCCGCCCTCAAAGGCCAGATCAAGCGAGTCGTCTACGCCAGCTCCGCGGCCGTCCACGGCCCCCAGGAGTCCGACTCTGCCGGCCCCATTGCCGATGCCGTCCGCCTGGCCCCGGTCACCCATTACGGCGCCTTCAAGGTCTGCAATGAGCTGAACGCGCAGGTCTACTGGCTCGACCAGGGGATCTCCAGCATCGGCCTCCGCCCCTGGACGGTCTACGGGGTCGGCCGAGACTTCGGCGTCACCAGCGAGCCCACCAAGGCGATCAAGGCCGCCGCCGCCGGCCGCAAATATGCGATCACCTACGGCGGGCTCCAGGACTTGCAGTACACCGGCGACGTTGCCGCCACCTTCGTCCAGGCCCTCAACGCGCCGACGGAAGGGGCCGAGGTCTTCAACGTCCGGGGAGCCGTCGTCACCATCGAGGAGTTCGTCGCCACCCTCAAATCGGTGGCCCCCGACTCCGCCGACCTCATCACCCACGGCACCCGCCAGCTTCCCATCGCCCCCGACCTCGACGACTCCCGCCTCGCCGTCGCCCTCGCCCCCCTGCCCCGCACCGCTCTGGTCGACGGCATCCGCGCGACCTATGACCGCTTCGCCAAGCTCAAGGCCGAAGGCCGCCTGGACCTCTCGGATCTCACACCTGCCTGA
- a CDS encoding neutral/alkaline non-lysosomal ceramidase N-terminal domain-containing protein codes for MRRFHLAALAAAFVGFSTTLTLAAETPATTFRAGFGEVDITPPNGTPRQGWNTKLVGEGVLDPIFARAAVFDRGGSDPGLPLAIIQLDVALVNTGDTATIRAKVEADHKIPGNRVMVTATHNHAGPAVINEALPRSEAYIATMVAGASKAVGKALAARQESEMAVGVAFELNVAYNRRVIMRDGSARTHGSFTDPNALAYEGPIDPEVAVLALRGADGKIVGALVNFACHPTHHGGDQAFSAGYPGVIAKELKAKGIPVTLFLQGAAGNIAYDDPHRRPDKTKEQMGAILADDVIKALAKPKWIKPSTLSAASKTVDIPYRKATKADIEGTAKGTQRFGEAGYYERKIPGILAMIAEKKTEPGEVQVFRLGDMAFASQPSESFVEHGLMIKEQAWPVRTFVVCYANGMLGYLPHEAAFARGGYECSFGPPSMMAPEAGRLLAEAAVELIKGK; via the coding sequence ATGCGACGATTCCACCTCGCGGCCCTCGCCGCCGCTTTCGTCGGTTTTTCCACGACCCTGACCCTCGCCGCGGAGACGCCAGCGACGACGTTTCGCGCGGGCTTCGGCGAGGTCGACATCACGCCGCCAAACGGCACGCCCCGCCAGGGGTGGAACACCAAGTTGGTGGGCGAGGGGGTGCTCGACCCGATCTTCGCACGCGCGGCGGTGTTCGACCGCGGCGGGAGCGACCCGGGTCTGCCCCTGGCGATCATTCAACTCGACGTGGCGCTCGTGAACACGGGCGATACCGCGACGATTCGAGCTAAGGTGGAGGCCGATCACAAGATTCCGGGCAACCGGGTGATGGTGACGGCCACGCACAATCACGCGGGCCCCGCCGTCATCAACGAGGCCCTCCCTCGCAGCGAGGCCTACATCGCCACGATGGTCGCCGGCGCCTCCAAGGCCGTGGGCAAGGCCCTGGCCGCTCGCCAGGAGTCCGAGATGGCCGTGGGCGTCGCCTTCGAGTTGAACGTCGCCTACAATCGCCGCGTGATCATGCGTGACGGATCGGCCCGCACCCACGGGTCGTTCACCGACCCCAACGCACTGGCCTACGAAGGCCCCATCGACCCTGAGGTCGCGGTGCTCGCCCTGCGCGGGGCCGACGGCAAGATCGTCGGGGCCCTGGTCAACTTCGCATGCCACCCCACGCACCACGGCGGCGACCAGGCCTTCAGCGCCGGCTATCCCGGCGTGATCGCCAAGGAGCTGAAGGCGAAGGGAATCCCCGTCACGCTGTTCCTGCAAGGCGCCGCCGGGAACATCGCCTATGACGACCCCCACAGGCGACCCGACAAGACCAAGGAGCAGATGGGCGCGATCCTGGCCGACGACGTCATCAAGGCGCTGGCCAAGCCCAAATGGATCAAGCCATCCACCCTCTCCGCCGCGTCGAAGACCGTCGACATCCCCTATCGCAAGGCGACCAAGGCCGACATCGAAGGGACCGCCAAGGGGACCCAGCGCTTCGGCGAGGCCGGCTACTACGAGCGTAAAATCCCGGGCATCCTCGCCATGATCGCGGAGAAGAAGACCGAGCCGGGCGAGGTGCAAGTGTTCCGCCTGGGAGACATGGCCTTCGCCTCGCAACCCTCCGAGTCCTTCGTCGAGCACGGCCTGATGATCAAGGAACAGGCCTGGCCGGTGCGCACCTTCGTCGTCTGCTACGCCAACGGGATGCTGGGTTACTTGCCCCACGAGGCCGCATTCGCGCGTGGCGGCTATGAATGCTCCTTCGGCCCGCCGAGCATGATGGCGCCCGAGGCAGGTCGGCTGCTGGCGGAGGCGGCGGTGGAGTTGATTAAAGGAAAGTAA